The DNA sequence AGTGTACCTAGGATAAGATACATGTTCTATTTAATGCTGTGGTGGGAAGTGTACCTAGGATAAGATACATGTTCTATTTAATGCTGTGGTGGGAAGTGTACCTAGGATAAGATACATGTTCTATTTAATGCTGTGATGGGAAGTGTACCTAGGATGAGATACATGTTGTATTTAATGCTGTGGTGGGAAGTGTAGCTAGGATGAGATACATGTTCTATTTAATGCTGTGATGGGAAGTGTACCTAGGATAAGATACATGTTCTATTTAATGCTGTGGTGGGAAGTGTACCTAGGATAAGATACATGTGCTATTTAATGCTGTGATGGGAAGTGTACCTAGGATGAGATACATGTTCTATTTAATGCTGTGATGGGAAGTGTACCTAGGATAAGATACATGTTGTATTTAATGCTGTGGTGGGAAGTGTAGCTAGGATGAGATTCCAtaaacacacatttagaacaaacTGTCCTTATACACGTGCAGCTTTCTCATGAAAATATCAACAATCAATAATAACAAcatgtttattcatcaaaaataGGTCACACATTAAAGAAAAAATGTCAAACAATCATATGAAATTAAAAACCATAAGAAAAGCATCTCATCTCAGAATCAATATTCCAAACCTGTTGATTCTCTCCTCTTAACAATATTGCTTGTTTCTCCTAACTAGCCTAGCGGTTGTTGTGATGGACAGACTAAGATACATATATAGAACTGTGGTCAGCCTGCTGTGCAGTTAGCTGGCAATGCTCTCTGGCCTGGCTAGATAGACTGTTCAAGCCCTCTGAGGCCCAGGGCTGGGGAGGGGGATTGGGGTCAGTGGGTGTGAGATGGCCCAGTGCTGGGGAGGGAGATTGGGGTCAGTGGGTGTGAGATGGCCCAGGGCTGGGGAGGGAGATTGGGGTCAGTGGGTGTGAGATGGCCCAGTGCTGGGGAGGGAGATTGGGGTCAGTGGGTGTGAGATGGCCCAGGGCTGGGGAGGGAGATTGGGGTCAGTGGGTGTGAGATGGCCCAGGGCTGGGGAGGGAGATTGGGGTCAGTGGGTGTGAGATGGCCCAGTGCTGGGGAGGGAGATTGGGGTCAGTGGGTGTGAGATGGCCCAGGGCTGGGGAGGGAGATTGGGGTCAGTGGGTGTGAGATGGCCCAGTGCTGGGGAGGGAGATTGGGGTCAGTGGGTGTGAGATGGCCCAGTGCTGGGGAGGGAGATTGGGGTCAGTGGGTGTGAGATGGCCCAGTGCTGGGGAGGGAGATTGGGGTCAGTGGGTGTGAGATGGCCCAGTGCTGGGGAGGGAGATTGGGGTCAGTGGGTGTGAGATGGCCCAGGGCTGGGGAGGGAGATTGGGGTCAGTGGGTGTGAGATGGCCCAGGGCTGGGGAGGGAGATTGGGGTCAGTGGGTGTGAGATGGCCCAGTGCTGGGGAGGGAGATTGGGGTCCGTGGGTGTGAGATGGCCCAGTGCTGGGGAGGGAGATTGGGGTCCGTGGGTGTGAGATGGCCCAGTGCTGGGGAGGGAGATTGGGGTCAGTGGGTGTGAGATGGCCCAGTGCTGGGGAGGGAGATTGGGGTCAGTGGGTGTGAGATGGCCCAGGgctggggagggagatggggtcaGTGGGTGTGAGATGGCCCAGTGCTGGGGAGGGAGATTGGGGTCAGTGGGTGTGAGATGGCCCAGTGCTGGGGAGGGAGATTGGGGTCAGTGGGTGTGAGATGGCCCAGGGCTGGGGAGGGAGATTGGGGTCAGTGGGTGTGAGATGGCCCAGTgctggggagggagatggggtcaGTGGGTGTGAGATGGCCCAGTGCTGGGGAGGGAGATTGGGGTCAGTGGGTGTGAGATGGCCCAGTGCTGGGGAGGGAGATTGGGGTCAGTGGGTGTGAGATGGCCCAGTGCTGGGGAGGGAGATTGGGGTCAGTGGGTGTGAGATGGCCCAGTGCTGGGGAGGGAGATTGGGGTCAGTGGGTGTGAGATGGCCCAGTGCTGGGGAGGGAGATTGGGGTCAGTGGGTGTGAGATGGCCCAGTGCTGGGGAGGGAGATGGCGTGAAGAGACTCAGAACAGTGAAGTGAACCTTTGGGTTTCCACTCTGTTATGTCCCCTACCCGTTGTGCCCCGTTCTGCCCCGTTCCCCCCCCGTTCCCCCCCGTTCTGCCCCGTTCTGCCCCGTTCTGCCCTGTACTGCCCTGTAGACACTGGATGTCTGTAATGATGGAAGTCACGTGCAAGTACATCTGACTGGGTTGATGTGATATCTATACCAGTACATCTGACTGGGTTGATGTGATATCTATACCAGTACATCATGACTGGGTTGATGTGATATCTATACCAGTACATCTGACTGGGTTGATGTGATATCTATACCAGTACATCATGACTGGGTTGATGTGATATCTATACCAGTACATCTGACTGGGTTGATGTGATATCTATACCAGTACATCTGACTGGGTTGATGTGATATCTATACCAGTACATCTGACTGGGTTGATGTGATATCTATACCAGTACATCTGACTGGGTTGATGTGATATCTATACGTTATCTGTGAGTCAAAGTGAGACATTTGAGGCCAGTATTGTGCTCACAACAAGATCCCTATGGTGTAATGCAGTCCAGGGAGACAGTTAGGGTGATCACAATGGTGCATCAAAAAGGGCATTACTggttgttgtatttttttaactGGGAGTGACACATAAACCGTAGTTACCATAGAGACGTGGTCTGAGAACCAGTCATCCAGGCTCACATTCATTAGGGCACAGCGTACCAAACCGTTTTTGCAACGGAAAAAAACgaaaatgagtgtttcttattggacacctCAAGGTAGTCCCTTCCCTGATTCCTTCCGTTTGAACACGACCCAGGGGTTAAAGCTGCTGTTGAAATGAAACATGACGTGGACACTGAGGTAGATGCCTTCAATCAATAACAGTGATACAGCATTCTGATCAAAACAAAAAACAatcaatcatttaaaaaaaagatatttttttttacaaatgaacATATGTCAAAACACCTGCAGCAAATTCATACTGATGATGTCATAGCCCTGCGCCAACAATATGAGGAAAAGGGGGTTTAATGCCGTGTTGAATTGCTAGTCAGAACTAGGAAATCcggacttgctaactggttgaacgcggcacgtgaataactacaaccagttagcaagtctgaCGTTTCCGAGCTCCGATTGTTTTGAAAGGAAGCCATTTTGTTTTAGTCACCCTCTACCTGCCTGCCGTGTTCTCATCAAGGCAAAACATTTAATCAAcagaaaaataattttaaaaaaaacatcATTGATGTTATAAATCTATCAAATAAAGTCTCCAGTTTTAAACCGATCCCTTTCCATATAAAACATATATATCACACCTTTAAAAAAATAGAAATTTAACAATGTAATAACTCCACCAGCCAACAGAGGAACAGATAAGTATTTTGGAGCAGTTTGTTGACGCAGAATTAAAAACTATGGTCTTGACTTTATTTCTGGTTTACATGTTGTACTTGTTTACAAGAATATGTTTTGGTATAGAACATGATATTATTCAATGTCTCCATACAGGAACCCACTCTTACTGTTGTCAAGTATATACATTCTCACACGCCTTGTTCCTCAGCCTTAGAAGGAGGATGTTGTCCCAGGGCGAAGTCATGTTGAATACATTAAGCCAGGGTACCATGATCAGTGTATACAGATATCTATACATTCCTAATGTGTTGTGGAACGTACGTGGAAGGTGATTCCAGTAACGTCTTCTGTAGCTCTGTCtgtttttctcctctcctctctgcacgtCATCATAGCTGTGCTGGAGTCTCCTGTCCCTATCAGACCACGTGGTTTAATCTATATCAGACACATTGTCCAAGTGGTTTAATCTGTATGTAGGGATGTTGTCCACGTGGTTTATTTTATGTCCTGTCAGGGATGTTGTCCAGGTGGTGTATTCTATATCCTGTCAGTGATATTGTCCACATGGTGTATTCTATGTCCTGTCAGGGATGTTGTCCAGGCGGTGTATTCTATATCCTGTCAGTGATGTTGTCCACATGGTGTATTCTATATCCTGTCAGGGATGTTGTCCACGTGGTGTATTCTATATCCTGTCAGGGATGTTGTCCACATGGTGTATTCTATGTCCTGTCAGGGATGTTGTCCAGGCGGTGTATTCTATATCCTGTCAGAGATGTTGTCCAGGCGGTGTATTCTATGTCCTGTCAGGGATGTTGTCCAGGCGGTGTATTCTATGTCCTTTCAGGGATGTTGTCCAGGCGGTGTATTCTATGTCCTGTCAGGGATGTTGTCCACGTGGTGTATTCTATATCCTGTCAGGGATGTTGTCCACATGGTGTATTCTATGTCCTGTCAGGGATGTTGTCCAGGCGGTGTATTCTATATCCTGTCAGGGATGTTGTCCAGGCGGTGTATTCTATGTCCTGTCAGGGATGTTGTCCAGGCGGTGTATTCTATGTCCTGTCAGGGATGTTGTCCAGGTGGTGTATTCTATGTCCTGTCAGGGATGTTGTCCTGGCGGTGTATTCTATGTCCTGTCAGGGATGTTGTCCAGGTGGTGTATTCTATGTCCTGtcagctcaattggtagagcatggcgcttgtaacgccaagatagtgggttcgatccccgggaccacccatacgtaaaaatgtatgcacacatgactgtaagacgctttggataaaaagcgtctgctaaatggcatattatgttgTCCAGGCGGTGTATTCTATGTCCTGTCAGGGATGTTGTCCAGGCGGTGTATTCTATGTCCTGTCAGGGATGTTGTCCAGGCGGTGTATTCTATATCCTGTCAGGGATGTTGTCCAGGCGGTGTATTCTATATCCTGTCAGGGATGTTGTCCAGGCGGTGTATTCTATATCCTGTCAGGGATGTTGTCCAGGCGGTGTATTCTATATCCTGTCAGGGATGTTGTCCACATGGTGTATTCTATATCCTGTCAGGGATGTTGTCCAGGCGGTGTATTCTATGTCCTGTCAGGGATGTTGTCCAGGCGGTGTATTCTATGTCCTGTCAGGGATGTTGTCCAGGCGGTGTATTCTATGTCCTGTCAGGGATGTTGTCCAGGCGGTGTATTCTATGTCCTGTCAGGGATGTTGTCCAGGCGGTGTATTCTATATCCTGTCAGGGATGTTGTCCAGGCGGTGTATTCTATGTCCTGTCAGGGATGTTGTCCAGGCGGTGTATTCTATGTCCTGTCAGGGATGTTGTCCAGGCGGTGTATTCTATGTCCTGTCAGGGATGTTGTCCAGGCGGTGTATTCTAGAGGAGGGCTGCTcatctttctttcttttcctGAAAAGCAAAAGAAAAGCACATTCTAGTTGCAGTAGACAGTGAGGTCAAGCTTGTGTTTTTCACCCAGATGTCTCCGTTCCTTTTCAATCCATATCTAGCCATTAGCTtgtaaaaaatacatgttttttctTAAGGCTAATTATTGGACTTGGAATAGGAAAATGACAGCGGGATACCAGTGGCATACTCTGCATTCTTCCACACAAAGTTACAGTAGGTATCGGTGCTGTTGCATGGCTCTGAATAATGATATTGGATGGCAACAGCAACAGAAAATTCACCACAGCAAAAAGCACTGTCAGGATGTAGTGACACAGGGGACATGACCTCTGCTGAACTCTGAGCTAAACTCACTGTCAGGATGCAGTGCAAGGTACAAAGCAAggtagcaacacacgacaacacagcatggtagcaacacagcatggtagcaacacagcatggtagcagcacaacatggcagcaacacaacatggcagcagcacaacatggcagctacacaacatggcagcagcacaacatggtagctacacaacatggtagcagcacaacacatggtaaaaacattattgggcacagacaacagcacaaagggcaagaaggtagagacaacaatacgtcacgcaaagcagccacaactgtcagtaagagtgtccatgattgagtctttgaatgaagagatggagataaaactgtccagttcgagtgttttttgcagctcgttccagtcgctagctgcagcgaactgaaaagaggagcgacccagggaagGATCCTGACATAGTGTAGAAGGATCCTGACATAGTGTAGAAGGATCCTGACATAGTGTAGAAGGATCCTGACATAGTGTAGAAGGATCCTGACAGTGTAGAAGGGTTTGTCTTCAAAGAGCCCTCTGTGTTATTGACTGAGATCTGAGAGATTTAGTTGCACTCTggtactctcctcctctcactgctctatccttcctatccccctctctctctctctctctctctgtctctctctctctctctctctctctctctctctctctctctctctctctctctctctttcattctgtcgctcctcctctctctctctcctcctctcgctcttctctctctctctctctttcattctctctcctcctctctctcctctctttctctccttctcatctctctctccttctcctctctcgctctcctctctctttctctcattctctctcatcctctctctctctttctcccctctctctctctctctctctctctctctctctctctctctctctctctctctctctctctctctctctctctctctctctctctctctctctctctctctctctctccatctctctctctccatctctctctctctccatctctctctctctctctctctctctctttctctctccctcctctctctccttctctctctcctcctctctctctgctatatCCTTCCTGCAGCATTATACCTTTTGTTCATAGCCACTCTGCCTCAGTACAGCATGTCTACCTACCTAGCTCTctccatctcacacacacacacacacacacacacacacgagcacaccGTCTGCACAGCCCTCTAGGTTCCTTCCATACTGCCACTCTGCAGCCTGTCTTTTAAACCCTCCCCAtgcaacccacacacacacatcctcaaagtacacacacacatcctcaaagtacacacacacacagtctgcatgACACTCCAGGCCATAACCGTCATCACAGTCCTATATTCAggctggagaacagagggaggggggaggggggaggggggaggaggaggggaggaggggaggaggggagggggagaggagggggagaggaggaggattggAGGGATCGGGGTGAACAGCGCAGCAGCCGTCACTTCCTGTTTACTATAGCAGCTTCCTTATTCCACACAGAGCGATGTGAGACTGTTGCTTTTGCTAGGCACTGTCTGCCATCTACTGGTCATCAGCAACACTGCTAACCAAGACCACTGCTATCTAGCAACACCTCTAACCcagaccactgccatctagcaacaccgctaaccaagaccactgccatctagcaacaccTCTAACCAAGACCACTGCTATCTAGCAACACCtctaaccaagaccactgccatctagcaacaccgctaaccaagaccactgccatctagcaacacctctaaccaagaccactgccatctagcaacaccgctaaccactgccatctagcaacaccgctaaccaaaaccactgccatctagcaacaccgctaaccaagaccactgccatctagcaatacctctaaccaagaccactgccatctagcaacaccgctaaccaagaccactgccatctagcaatacctctaaccaagaccactgccatctagcaacaccgctaaccaagaccactgccatctagcaacacctctaaccaagaccactgccatctagcaacaccgctaaccactgccatctagcaacaccgctaaccaaaaccactgccatctagcaacaccgctaaccaagaccactgccatctagcaatacctctaaccaagaccactgccatctagcaacaccgctaaccaagaccactgccatctagcaacacctctaaccaagaccactgccatctagcaacactgctaaccaagaccactgccatctagcaacacctctaaccaagaccactgccatctagcaacaccgctaaccaagaccactgccatctagcaacaccactaaccaagaccactgccatctagcaacacctctaaccaagaccactgccatctagcaacacctctaaccaagaccactgccatctagcaacaccgctaaccactgccatctagcaacaccgctaaccaaaaccactgccatctagcaacaccgctaaccaagaccactgccatTTGCAATACCtctaaccaagaccactgccatctagcaacaccgctaaccaagaccactgccatctagcaacacctctaaccaagaccactgccatctagcaacactGCTAACAAGAACCACTGCCTTTTAGCAAAACcgctaaccaagaccactgccatctagcaacaccgctaaccaagaccactgccatctagcaacaccgctaaccaagaccactgccatctagcaatacctctaaccaagaccactgccatctagcaacaccgctaaccaagaccactgccatctagcaacactgctaaccactgccatctagcaacaccactaaccaagaccactgccatctagcaacaccgctaaccaagaccactgccatctagcaacaccgctaaccaagaccactgccatctagcaacaccactaaccaagaccactgccatctagcaacactgctaaccaagaccactgccatctagcaacaccgcaaaccaagaccactgccatctagcaacacctctaaccaagaccactgccatctagcaacaccgctaaccactgccatctagcaacaccgctaacctaaaccactgccatctagcaacaccgctaaccaagaccactgccatTTGCAATACCtctaaccaagaccactgccatctagcaacaccgctaaccaagaccactgccatctagcaacacctctaaccaagaccactgccatctagcaacactgctaaccaaaaccactgcctttTAGCAAAACcgctaaccaagaccactgccatctagcaacaccgctaaccaagaccactgccaactagcaacaccgctaaccaagaccactgccatctagcaacaccgctaaccaagaccactgccatctagcaacaccgctaaccaagaccactgccatctagcaacactgctaaccaaaaccactgcctttTAGCAAAACcgctaaccaagaccactgccatctagcaacactgctaaccaaaaccactgcctttTAGCAACACAGCTAACCAAGACCACTGCTATCTAGCAACACTGCTAACCACTGCCATCAAGCAACACcgctaaccaagaccactgccatctagcaacactgctaaccactgccatctagcaacactgctaaccaaaaccactgccatctagcaacacggctaaccaagaccactgccatctagcaaaactgctaaccaagaccactgccatctagcaacaccactaaccaagaccactgccatctagcaacaccACTAACCAAGACCACTGCTATCTAGCAACACTGCTAACCACTGCCATCTAGTAACACCactaaccaagaccactgccatctagcaacaccACTAACCAAGACCACTGTCATCTAGCAACACTgctaaccaagaccactgccatctagcaacaccactaaccaagaccactgccatctagcaacaccactaaccaagaccactgccatctagcaaccccgctaaccaagaccactgccatctagcaacaccgctaaccaagaccactgccatctagcaacaccgctaaccaagaccactgccatctagcaacaccgctaaccaagaccactgccatctagcaacaccgctaaccaagaccactgccatctagcaacaccgctaaccaagaccactgccatctagcaacaccgctaaccaagaccactgccatctagcaacacaactaaccaagaccactgccatctagcaacacAACTAACCAAGACCACTGCTATCTAGCAACACCtctaaccaagaccactgccatctagcaacaccgctaaccatgaccactgccatctagcaaaaccgctaaccaagaccactgccatctagcaaccccgctaaccaagaccactgccatctagcaacaccgctaaccaagaccactgccatctagcaatacctctaaccaagaccactgccatctagcaacaccgctaaccaagaccactgccatctagcaacactgctaaccactgccatctagcaacaccactaaccaagaccactgccatctagcaacaccgctaaccaagaccactgccatctagcaacaccactaaccaagaccacttccatctagcaacaccgctaaccaagaccactgccatctagcaacaccactaaccaagaccactgccatctagcaacactgctaaccaagaccactgccatctagcaacaccgCTAACCAAGACCACTTCCATCTAGCAACACCactaaccaagaccactgccatctagcaacaccgctaaccaagaccactgccatctagcaacactgctaaccactgccatctagcaacaccactaaccaagaccactgccatctagcaacaccgctaaccaagaccactgctatctagcaacaccgctaaccaagaccactgccatctagcaacaccgctaaccaagaccactgccatctagcaacaccactaaccaagaccactgccatctagcaacaccgctaaccaagaccactgcTATCTAGCAACACCtctaaccaagaccactgccatctagcaacaccgctaaccaagaccactgccatctagcaacacctctaaccaagaccactgccatctagcaacaccgctaaccaagaccactgccatctagcaacaccgctaaccaagaccactgccatctagcaaccccgctaaccaagaccactgccatctagcaacaccgctaaccaagaccactgccatctagcaatacctctaaccaagaccactgccatctagcaacaccgctaaccaagaccactgccatctagcaacactgctaaccactgccatctagcaacaccactaaccaagaccactgccatctagcaacaccgctaaccaagaccactgccatctagcaacaccgctaaccaagaccactgccatctagcaacaccactaaccaagaccactgccatctagcaacactgctaaccaagaccactgccatctagcaacaccgctaaccaagaccactgccatctagcaacaccactaaccaagaccactgccatctagcaacaccgctaaccaagaccactgccatctagcaacactgctaaccactgccatctagcaacaccactaaccaagaccactgccatctagcaacaccgctaaccaagaccactgccatctagcaacaccgctaaccaagaccactgccatctagcaacaccgctaaccaagaccactgccatctagcaacaccactaaccaagaccactgccatctagcaacaccgctaaccaagaccactgcTATCTAGCAACACCtctaaccaagaccactgccatctagcaacaccgctaaccaagaccactgccatctagcaacaccgctaaccaagaccactgccatctagcaaccccgctaaccaagaccactgccatctagcaacaccgctaaccaagaccactgccatctagcaatacctctaaccaagaccactgccatctagcaacaccgctaaccaagaccactgccatctagcaacaccactaaccaagaccactgccatctagcaacaccactaaccaagaccactgccatctagcaacaccgctaaccaagaccactgccatctagcaacaccgctaaccaagaccactgccatctagcaacaccgctaaccaagaccactgccatctagcaacactgctaaccaagaccactg is a window from the Coregonus clupeaformis isolate EN_2021a chromosome 23, ASM2061545v1, whole genome shotgun sequence genome containing:
- the LOC121537111 gene encoding uncharacterized protein LOC121537111, which codes for MLSTWCILYPVRDVVHMVYSMSCQGCCPGGVFYILSEMLSRRCILCPVRDVVQAVYSMSFQGCCPGGVFYVLSGMLSTWCILYPVRDVVHMVYSMSCQGCCPGGVFYILSGMLSRRCILCPVRDVVQAVYSMSCQGCCPGGVFYILSGMLSRRCILYPVRDVVQAVYSISCQGCCPGGVFYILSGMLSTWCILYPVRDVVQAVYSMSCQGCCPGGVFYVLSGMLSRRCILCPVRDVVQAVYSMSCQGCCPGGVFYILSGMLSRRCILCPVRDVVQAVYSMSCQGCCPGGVFYVLSGMLSRRCILEEGCSSFFLFLKSKRKAHSSCSRQ